The proteins below are encoded in one region of Reichenbachiella sp. 5M10:
- a CDS encoding transcriptional regulator produces the protein MKDILQDLNKAFENKVRLGIMSALVVNDTLDFNSLKDLLGVTDGNLASHIKSLTKSSYVHTEKQFVNNKPHTQYSATELGRAAFIKHIKAIEQLLRN, from the coding sequence GTGAAGGACATTCTGCAGGATTTAAATAAGGCCTTTGAGAATAAGGTGCGTCTCGGGATTATGTCTGCCCTAGTGGTCAATGACACCTTGGATTTCAACAGTCTCAAGGACCTACTCGGCGTGACGGATGGCAACTTGGCATCCCATATCAAGTCTTTGACCAAAAGCAGTTATGTACATACAGAGAAGCAGTTCGTCAACAACAAACCACATACTCAATACTCTGCCACCGAATTGGGCAGAGCCGCTTTCATCAAGCATATCAAAGCCATCGAACAATTATTAAGGAACTAA
- the mnmA gene encoding tRNA 2-thiouridine(34) synthase MnmA produces the protein MSKKGRVLVAMSGGIDSSVAAVMLHEQGYEVIGMTMKTWDYNSSGSSKKETGCCSLDSINDARNIAVDLGFPHYILDIREEFGDYVINHFTDEYLKGRTPNPCVLCNTHIKWDALLRRADKLGCDFIATGHYANVREEDGRYVISKGADEMKDQSYALWGVSQQSLSRTILPLGHLKKTQIREMAIERGFTDLVNKSESYEICFVPDNDYRGFLKRRVDGLEEQVAGGEFVLEDGTVVGTHEGYPFYTVGQRKGLGIALGFPVYVIEIQKEKNRVVLGTFDELSRDGMYVDQLIMGKYAQLGERLDTVTKVRYNDLGTPAVIEQVGDNMKVYFGKGVSAIAPGQAAVFYEGNDVIGGGWIKSSFNQARNAV, from the coding sequence ATGAGTAAAAAAGGAAGAGTATTAGTAGCGATGAGTGGTGGTATAGACAGCTCAGTCGCAGCAGTGATGCTTCATGAGCAAGGCTATGAAGTCATCGGAATGACCATGAAAACCTGGGATTACAATTCCTCAGGTAGTAGCAAAAAAGAGACAGGCTGCTGTAGCCTTGACTCCATCAATGATGCGAGAAACATCGCGGTTGATCTCGGTTTTCCCCATTACATATTGGACATCAGAGAGGAGTTTGGCGATTATGTGATCAATCATTTCACCGACGAGTATCTCAAAGGCCGCACGCCGAACCCCTGTGTATTGTGCAATACACACATCAAGTGGGATGCGCTGCTGCGTAGGGCGGACAAGCTCGGTTGTGATTTCATCGCTACAGGCCACTATGCCAATGTACGCGAGGAAGACGGTCGGTACGTTATCTCCAAAGGTGCAGACGAAATGAAAGACCAATCCTACGCGCTGTGGGGCGTCTCACAACAAAGCCTCTCTCGTACCATCCTTCCTCTAGGACACCTGAAGAAAACGCAGATCCGAGAGATGGCTATCGAACGAGGGTTTACCGATCTGGTCAATAAGTCTGAGTCTTATGAAATCTGCTTCGTACCCGACAATGACTACCGAGGCTTTCTCAAAAGGAGAGTAGATGGTCTAGAGGAGCAAGTAGCAGGAGGAGAGTTCGTACTAGAGGACGGTACAGTGGTCGGTACCCACGAAGGTTACCCATTCTACACCGTGGGTCAACGAAAGGGACTGGGAATTGCTTTAGGATTTCCTGTGTATGTTATTGAAATACAGAAAGAAAAGAACAGAGTTGTTCTCGGTACATTCGATGAACTATCACGAGATGGCATGTACGTCGACCAACTCATCATGGGCAAATATGCTCAACTCGGTGAGCGTCTAGATACAGTCACCAAAGTACGGTACAATGATCTCGGTACACCGGCGGTCATCGAACAAGTAGGAGACAACATGAAAGTCTACTTCGGCAAAGGAGTAAGCGCCATAGCCCCAGGACAAGCGGCGGTGTTTTATGAAGGCAATGACGTCATCGGAGGTGGATGGATCAAGTCGAGTTTCAACCAGGCCCGAAATGCGGTATAG
- a CDS encoding GbsR/MarR family transcriptional regulator: protein MDYKEARDKYIQAWGTLGSSWGINRAMAQIHALLLVSTASLSAEEMMSELQMSRGNVNMNLRALMDWGIVEKEHKAGERKEFFYANKDVWELARQVSKERRRREIEPILKVLNQVQSVSGDSKEIREFKKVTRELNDFSLKVDGVLDKFTKSDQNWFVKLLMKL from the coding sequence ATGGATTACAAAGAAGCGCGAGACAAATACATACAAGCATGGGGTACTCTAGGATCTAGTTGGGGAATCAACCGAGCCATGGCTCAGATTCATGCCTTGCTACTGGTGTCTACGGCATCACTGTCAGCCGAAGAGATGATGAGTGAGCTCCAGATGTCGCGGGGCAATGTCAACATGAATCTACGTGCCTTGATGGATTGGGGCATCGTAGAAAAGGAACACAAAGCAGGAGAGAGAAAGGAGTTTTTCTATGCAAATAAGGACGTGTGGGAACTCGCTAGACAAGTGTCTAAAGAGCGACGAAGACGAGAAATTGAACCTATATTGAAGGTTCTCAATCAGGTACAGTCTGTTTCTGGAGATTCTAAGGAAATACGGGAATTCAAGAAAGTTACGCGTGAGCTGAATGACTTTTCGTTGAAAGTAGATGGGGTACTGGACAAATTCACCAAATCAGATCAGAACTGGTTTGTCAAACTGCTCATGAAGCTGTAA
- a CDS encoding SRPBCC family protein, which yields MPKIELHTLIEAPIERCFDLSRSIDLHKVSTQHTQEKAVAGITTGLINTGETVTWEARHFGVVQRMTTLIPELERPAYFVSLMQEGAFQFFRHVHSFEIQDRSTLMTDHIEFKSPYGVIGRLVDRLILRRYLVHLLSRRNATIKRCAESDEWKFYL from the coding sequence ATGCCCAAAATAGAATTACATACACTAATTGAGGCACCGATAGAGCGGTGTTTTGATCTGTCCCGAAGCATTGATTTACACAAAGTATCTACCCAGCATACGCAAGAAAAAGCCGTAGCAGGAATCACCACGGGCTTGATAAATACAGGTGAGACAGTCACATGGGAGGCCAGACACTTTGGGGTCGTCCAGCGAATGACAACTCTCATTCCTGAGTTGGAGCGACCGGCATACTTTGTGAGTTTGATGCAGGAGGGAGCTTTCCAATTTTTCCGACACGTGCACTCCTTTGAGATACAAGATCGTAGCACACTCATGACGGATCATATCGAATTCAAAAGTCCCTATGGAGTCATAGGTCGACTAGTCGATCGATTGATCCTACGTCGATACCTGGTCCACCTACTCAGCCGTCGCAACGCAACCATCAAGCGTTGCGCGGAATCTGACGAATGGAAGTTCTACTTGTAA
- a CDS encoding TIGR01777 family oxidoreductase produces MKKIVIAGGSGFLGNILVQHFAQKNYQVVVLTRSHQLDQRHVRYVKWDAKTTGAWTAELEHTEVLINLTGKSVDCRYTAQNKQQIYNSRLDATYVLGQVVDTLTTPPKLWINAASATIYRHALDREMDEETGEIGEGFSVDVCQKWERAFHQTKAIHTRKVALRIGIVLGRTGGALIPLKNLSRIGIGGKQGQGNQFFSWIHEKDFVGIVDHVIYHERLVGTYNVTSPSPVPNYEVMSALRRVLKVPFGLPMPTWLLTLGAVIIRTEPELILKSRRVVPKKLLASGYSFHFDRIELALTDLI; encoded by the coding sequence ATGAAGAAAATAGTTATCGCTGGCGGTTCGGGGTTCCTAGGGAATATCCTCGTACAGCACTTTGCTCAAAAGAACTACCAAGTAGTAGTCTTGACGAGAAGTCACCAACTGGATCAAAGACATGTGCGCTACGTCAAGTGGGATGCCAAGACCACAGGCGCATGGACTGCTGAACTAGAGCATACTGAGGTACTGATCAACTTGACAGGTAAGTCTGTAGATTGTAGATACACCGCACAGAACAAACAGCAGATTTATAATTCACGGCTTGATGCTACCTATGTCTTGGGACAGGTGGTCGATACACTGACAACCCCTCCCAAATTATGGATCAACGCAGCCTCGGCTACCATCTATCGTCATGCACTCGATCGAGAGATGGACGAAGAGACAGGTGAAATCGGCGAAGGGTTTTCTGTCGATGTGTGTCAAAAATGGGAGAGGGCTTTTCATCAAACAAAGGCAATTCATACCAGAAAAGTGGCTTTGCGTATTGGTATCGTATTGGGCAGAACAGGCGGAGCATTGATTCCTTTGAAGAATCTGTCGCGGATAGGTATAGGTGGCAAACAGGGGCAAGGAAACCAGTTTTTTAGCTGGATACACGAGAAGGACTTTGTTGGGATAGTAGACCATGTGATCTATCATGAACGGTTAGTCGGGACTTACAATGTAACAAGTCCCAGCCCTGTACCCAACTACGAAGTGATGAGCGCATTGCGACGCGTCCTCAAGGTGCCGTTTGGGCTGCCCATGCCCACGTGGCTGTTGACTCTGGGAGCGGTTATCATCCGTACAGAGCCCGAACTGATCCTAAAGAGTAGAAGGGTCGTACCCAAGAAGCTCTTGGCATCTGGCTACTCGTTTCACTTTGATAGAATAGAATTAGCGCTGACGGATTTGATTTAA
- a CDS encoding metallophosphoesterase encodes MKIAFFSDIHANLPALEAFFEDIEIVNPDAIYCLGDLVGYNIWPNEVVAEIRKRRIPVIMGNHDEALLNPIVLEDQSSNRGLTRAMISENNRNYLINLPRHLSLSFASDDVFFNCLLVHGSVNSINDYMVVDYPEQDVLAMMNRNQTDVLLCGHTHKPFHRRIENNGQIKHVINIGSIGKPKDGDTRGCYALVELSQSPNTNDAEAVQVSFRRVAYDVEKAARAVEASKFDNQFAEALRLAR; translated from the coding sequence ATGAAAATTGCTTTTTTTTCTGATATACATGCCAACCTTCCGGCTCTGGAGGCCTTTTTTGAAGACATAGAGATTGTCAACCCAGATGCAATATATTGTTTGGGTGATTTGGTAGGGTATAATATCTGGCCCAATGAAGTCGTCGCTGAGATACGTAAAAGACGTATCCCAGTGATCATGGGCAATCATGACGAGGCACTATTGAACCCTATTGTACTTGAAGACCAATCCTCGAATCGAGGGTTGACCCGTGCTATGATATCAGAGAACAACCGAAACTATTTGATCAATTTGCCTAGGCATCTGTCACTTTCCTTTGCAAGTGATGATGTGTTCTTCAATTGTTTATTGGTCCATGGCAGTGTGAACTCTATCAATGACTACATGGTCGTAGACTATCCCGAACAAGATGTGTTGGCCATGATGAACCGAAACCAAACGGATGTCTTGCTTTGTGGCCATACCCACAAACCCTTTCATCGTAGGATTGAGAACAATGGGCAAATCAAGCATGTGATCAATATAGGTTCAATAGGCAAACCGAAAGATGGAGACACACGAGGTTGCTATGCCTTGGTTGAGCTATCCCAATCTCCGAACACCAACGATGCAGAGGCTGTACAAGTCAGTTTTAGAAGAGTGGCATATGACGTTGAGAAAGCTGCAAGAGCTGTGGAAGCAAGTAAGTTTGACAACCAATTTGCTGAAGCACTGAGGTTAGCCAGATAA
- a CDS encoding XrtN system VIT domain-containing protein, whose translation MKNQKHITLGLVLVILSSIVYGLEIYFNTDTEGEPFGALFFLHYTPALLYMFFVKYEDKHFWRFFQKENFAPHTLLLVLFNISAYSLNRNLPVFNESTDWLTVFLVIENGLLISYALVNKPSKYFEYTLCFFLVIALFFNVYQTLMILPISFIGIIASPFFGISLLLFIPMFYIASITTLLSTLKWHHGHQIAAGTAVVLSVGIMASFCTQWQAIENTVLKSKLVQDAPFSDDQGLPDWVSIAQSIDDGPFTEKYLKTGLVYQRFANYRNSGFSSIWRSSLDQKFVHDPLVSIASIFMKKSTLDEMTKIKVLNYLYDARHQTTDRFWSGENLKSKQIVTNVELFPEERLSFTEQIITISNDRMSRGRWRSQQEALFTFDMPEGGVVTSLSLWIEGQEAKAILTSKSKAQKAYNTIVGRERRDPSVAFWMEGNKVRVRVFPCTPEEDRKFKIGITAPLVLTGQQLNYQSVGFKGPDYSKADGAIHVVTHGADLVQSTLDFDESPMYRTWQGSYVRDWSLSIDDTRLPKGSFSFHDEHFAVEKTTLLQRDLTPTVVYMDVSNAWTTQELEEVSVLLQEQEIYTFTTHMKKITSPKSIARIADTNLPTFTLFPFHQVQADQAIIITKGGKATPNLADLKNTPFKDDLFKHIKEQSSAPLVLDIGNEPSDYMKSLKEFGVIDHHLLSMTELIQCFDQHHFPIANHDPNLTVIPQNGLSIRRLDSAKANGKQASDHLMRLFYYQEIMSKIGNQYFTEDGNEYIEEHIVDQAARANIVTPLSSLIVLETQQDYDRFDIQKKKDSLGNANISNAGAVPEPHEWALIIAGIGVLFFWYWSSKKASVQS comes from the coding sequence ATGAAGAATCAGAAACATATCACACTAGGCCTTGTTTTGGTCATTTTGTCGTCTATCGTCTATGGGCTAGAAATTTATTTTAACACAGATACCGAGGGAGAACCTTTTGGAGCACTCTTTTTTTTACACTATACTCCTGCCCTGTTGTATATGTTCTTTGTCAAGTATGAAGACAAACATTTTTGGCGGTTCTTTCAGAAGGAAAATTTCGCTCCCCATACCCTCCTTTTGGTCTTATTCAATATCAGTGCATATTCCCTAAACCGAAACCTTCCTGTGTTCAATGAGTCTACCGATTGGCTCACGGTATTTTTGGTCATCGAGAATGGTCTGCTGATAAGCTACGCCTTGGTCAACAAACCGTCCAAGTACTTTGAGTACACGCTGTGCTTTTTCTTGGTTATCGCATTGTTTTTCAATGTGTATCAAACCCTCATGATTTTACCCATTTCATTTATCGGAATAATAGCGTCTCCATTTTTCGGAATATCCTTACTCCTATTCATTCCTATGTTCTATATAGCAAGTATCACCACACTACTGAGCACTTTAAAATGGCATCACGGTCATCAAATCGCTGCGGGAACTGCCGTCGTACTATCTGTGGGTATAATGGCTAGTTTCTGTACACAATGGCAGGCCATAGAGAATACGGTATTGAAATCCAAATTGGTCCAAGACGCTCCCTTCTCAGATGACCAAGGGCTACCAGATTGGGTTTCTATTGCTCAGTCGATTGACGATGGCCCCTTCACAGAAAAGTATCTCAAAACTGGGCTTGTTTACCAAAGGTTTGCAAACTACCGAAACTCAGGTTTCTCGTCTATATGGAGATCTTCTCTAGATCAAAAATTCGTACACGACCCGTTGGTTTCTATTGCTTCTATTTTCATGAAGAAAAGCACGTTGGACGAAATGACTAAAATCAAAGTTCTCAATTATCTCTATGATGCGAGGCATCAAACTACGGATCGGTTTTGGAGTGGAGAAAACCTAAAAAGTAAGCAGATAGTCACGAATGTCGAGCTGTTTCCCGAAGAGAGACTGAGTTTTACCGAACAAATCATCACCATCTCCAATGATCGTATGAGTAGAGGCAGGTGGAGGAGTCAACAGGAAGCTCTATTTACGTTTGATATGCCCGAAGGCGGTGTAGTCACTTCCTTGTCTCTGTGGATCGAAGGGCAAGAAGCCAAGGCTATTTTGACCTCTAAGAGCAAGGCACAAAAAGCATACAACACGATAGTAGGTCGTGAACGACGCGACCCTTCGGTCGCCTTTTGGATGGAAGGAAACAAAGTCCGTGTACGTGTATTTCCCTGTACGCCTGAGGAAGATCGGAAGTTCAAAATAGGCATAACCGCTCCTTTGGTACTGACCGGACAGCAGTTGAACTATCAATCTGTTGGCTTCAAAGGGCCTGATTACTCCAAAGCCGATGGTGCCATACATGTCGTCACCCATGGTGCAGATCTCGTACAGTCTACGCTCGATTTTGACGAAAGCCCAATGTATCGCACATGGCAAGGGAGCTACGTACGGGATTGGAGCCTGTCTATTGACGACACCCGCCTACCCAAAGGCAGTTTCTCATTTCATGATGAGCATTTTGCTGTAGAGAAAACCACTCTGCTCCAAAGAGATCTGACGCCTACGGTCGTATATATGGATGTATCCAATGCTTGGACTACACAGGAATTAGAAGAAGTATCTGTGCTGTTACAAGAACAAGAAATTTATACGTTCACAACTCACATGAAGAAAATAACGTCTCCCAAGTCGATCGCAAGAATAGCGGACACCAATCTACCAACCTTTACCTTATTCCCCTTTCACCAAGTCCAAGCAGATCAAGCGATCATCATCACCAAGGGAGGAAAAGCAACGCCTAATCTAGCTGATCTCAAAAACACACCATTCAAAGACGATCTGTTCAAACATATCAAGGAACAAAGTAGTGCTCCTTTGGTTTTGGATATTGGTAACGAACCGTCAGACTACATGAAGTCCCTCAAGGAATTTGGAGTCATCGATCATCACCTGCTGAGCATGACGGAGTTGATCCAATGCTTCGATCAGCATCATTTTCCCATCGCAAACCATGACCCTAATCTAACGGTAATCCCTCAAAATGGGCTTTCGATTCGGCGTCTTGATTCTGCTAAAGCAAACGGTAAGCAAGCATCCGATCATCTCATGCGTTTATTCTACTACCAAGAGATCATGAGCAAAATTGGAAACCAATACTTCACCGAAGACGGCAATGAGTACATCGAAGAGCATATCGTAGATCAAGCTGCTAGAGCCAATATCGTGACTCCCCTATCAAGTTTGATTGTCTTGGAAACTCAACAAGACTATGATCGATTTGACATCCAAAAGAAAAAGGACTCTTTGGGCAATGCCAATATCAGTAATGCAGGCGCAGTACCCGAACCACACGAGTGGGCCTTGATCATCGCTGGGATTGGCGTATTGTTTTTCTGGTATTGGAGTTCAAAAAAAGCCTCTGTTCAGTCATGA